One Bacillus pseudomycoides genomic region harbors:
- a CDS encoding TetR/AcrR family transcriptional regulator, protein MILEQKQRPLGRPPQNKNTKSTKDKIVDIATKLFLSKGYQIVSMEDVAKECDVTKATVYYYYATKADLFTDTMIQMMARIRDNMHKILSTSKPLKERLLDVAKVHLTATLNIDIKSFMKDAKISLSENHLIQMQKAEDKMYEVLDQAIHKAMQKGEIPKGHSLLSTHAFVALLYLGDYKDVNQKPLIANIDDLAVSIVDFYWNGLGH, encoded by the coding sequence ATGATATTGGAACAAAAACAACGTCCTTTAGGAAGACCACCTCAAAATAAAAATACAAAATCTACAAAAGATAAAATTGTTGATATTGCTACAAAGTTGTTTTTAAGTAAAGGTTATCAAATTGTCTCTATGGAAGATGTTGCAAAAGAGTGCGATGTAACAAAGGCAACTGTTTATTATTACTATGCTACAAAAGCTGATCTTTTTACGGATACAATGATTCAAATGATGGCACGCATTAGAGATAATATGCATAAAATTCTTTCAACAAGTAAGCCGCTTAAGGAGCGATTACTTGATGTTGCAAAAGTTCATTTAACCGCAACACTGAACATTGATATCAAGAGTTTCATGAAAGATGCAAAAATATCTCTTTCAGAGAATCACTTAATACAAATGCAAAAAGCTGAAGATAAAATGTACGAAGTATTGGATCAAGCAATACACAAAGCGATGCAAAAAGGTGAAATCCCTAAAGGGCACTCGCTTTTAAGTACTCATGCCTTTGTTGCTTTGCTATACTTAGGTGATTACAAAGATGTAAATCAAAAGCCACTGATTGCCAATATAGATGATTTAGCTGTAAGCATTGTAGATTTTTATTGGAATGGATTGGGACATTAA